GGCGAGCCTGGCGAAGCTGCCGGCCGCGGCACGGGAGGCCTACCAGCACGCGGTGTCCTCGGGCACGCACTCGGCGTTCCTGCTGGGAGCCATCGTCGCGGTGGCCGCGCTGGCGGCGTCCCTGTTCGTCAAGGAGGTCCCCCTCAAGGGAGCGGGACCGCAGAAGGCGGACGAGGCGGACGAGACGTCGACGGAGGGCGCGGGCACGCTCCCCTCGGTCGTCGAGGCCGTCTGATCCCCCGTGATCCCGAGATCCCCCGGATCCCAGATCTTCGTGATCCCTCGGATCCCTCGGATCCCTCGGATCCCTCGGATCCCCTGATCTCTCAGTGAGCCGAAGGCCTCCGGTCGGCGTCCGCCCCGGGGGCCTTCGGCGTGGGCGGGGGCCCCCGGCGTCGCAGGGGCCCTTACGGCATGATCGGAAAGCTTCCCGTGCTCGTCGGGGCGTGTTCGGGCAGCCACAGGACGGCGACCGCGCCCTCGGAGGGTATGTGTGCCGGGGCCCCCACCGGGCGGACGTTGCGGAAGGTCAGCCGGGCACCCAGCACGCGGGCCTGACCTGCGGCGATGGTGAGCCCGAGACCGTGGCCGTGTCCGGCGCGGTCGGCGCTGCCGGTGCGGAAGCGGCTGGGGCCCTCGGCGAGCAGGTTCTCGGGGAAGCCGGGGCCGTGGTCGCGGACCCGGATGACCCGGCCCTCGACGGTGACCTGGATCGGCGGCTTGCCGTGCCGGGCGGCGTTGGCGAGCAGGTTGAACAGCACGCGCTCCAGGCGCCGTGGGTCGGTCGTGACCATCGACTCGTGCACGATCCGCACCTCGACGTCGGGGTCCTTGGCCGCCACCCGCCGGGCGACGAACTCGCCCAGCACGATGTCCTGCAGCTCGGCCCGCTCCGAGGCGCCGTCCAGCCGGGCCACCTCCAGGACGTCCTCGACGAGCGTGCGCATGGCCTTCGCCCGGTCCAGGACCAGCTCGGTCGGCCGGCCGGGCGGCAGCAGCTCGGCGGCCGTCAGCAGCCCGGTCACCGGGGTGCGCAGCTCGTGCGCGATGTCGGCGGTGACCCGGCGCTCGGCCTCCAGCCGCTGCTGCAGGGCGTCCGCCATGGCGTCCACCGCGCTCGCCAGGTCGTCGGTCTCGTCCCGGACGACTCCGCCGATGGCGTCCCGCACCCGTACGTCCGGCTCGCCCCTGGCGACCCGGTTGGCCGCGGCCGCCGCCTTGCGCAGCCGGCGCGACAGCTGCCCGCCGATGAGGACGCCGAGCGCGCTGCCGCCCAGGACGACCGCGATGGAGCCGATCACCAGCGCCTGGTCGAGGTCGTAGAGGATGTCCGTGCTGCGGTCGGTGAAGGCGGTGTGCAGGGACAGCACATGACCGTCCTTGAGCGGCACGGCCGCCCAGATGTCCGGCACCCCGCCGGGCCGGTCGGAGACGAACGTCGCCCGGCGGCCCTCCCGGACCTTCTCCCGCAGCTCCGAGGGCAGCCCCGAGTCGTCGATCTTGACGTTGGGGAAGTTCAGCCGCCCGGAGAGCTCGTAACTGCGCTGGGCGACCTGGACGCGCTCGTCCGCCAGGTCGCGCGCGTTGTCCAGCATGGACACCCGGGCCGCGTTGTGCACGACCAGGCTGAGCGCGATCGCGACCAGCGCGCCGACCAGGGCGATCGCCGCGCTCAGCTTCCACCGCAGACCCGTCCGGATGCCCGTGCGCTCCATGTGGGCCGGAACCAGGTGCCGGATCATCCCCCGCATCCCTCCACCTCTACCCCTGCCTCCACCTCTGCTGCCCCTGCCCCGCTCAGGCCTTCAACTTGTAGCCGAAACCGCGGACCGTCTCGATGCGGTCCTGGCCGATCTTCGTGCGCAGCCGC
This window of the Streptomyces sp. NBC_01275 genome carries:
- the cseC gene encoding two-component system sensor histidine kinase CseC; the encoded protein is MRGMIRHLVPAHMERTGIRTGLRWKLSAAIALVGALVAIALSLVVHNAARVSMLDNARDLADERVQVAQRSYELSGRLNFPNVKIDDSGLPSELREKVREGRRATFVSDRPGGVPDIWAAVPLKDGHVLSLHTAFTDRSTDILYDLDQALVIGSIAVVLGGSALGVLIGGQLSRRLRKAAAAANRVARGEPDVRVRDAIGGVVRDETDDLASAVDAMADALQQRLEAERRVTADIAHELRTPVTGLLTAAELLPPGRPTELVLDRAKAMRTLVEDVLEVARLDGASERAELQDIVLGEFVARRVAAKDPDVEVRIVHESMVTTDPRRLERVLFNLLANAARHGKPPIQVTVEGRVIRVRDHGPGFPENLLAEGPSRFRTGSADRAGHGHGLGLTIAAGQARVLGARLTFRNVRPVGAPAHIPSEGAVAVLWLPEHAPTSTGSFPIMP